One region of Chryseobacterium sp. C-71 genomic DNA includes:
- the rplV gene encoding 50S ribosomal protein L22, whose product MGSRKRESALARKLTNQDVVKALHNDCPTSPRKMRLVADIIRGVEVDKALSILKYSKKGASEKLEKVLLSAMANWQTKNDGADIEEANLIVKEIFVDSARQLKRLRPAPQGRGYRIRKRSNHITLILGTKEN is encoded by the coding sequence ATGGGATCAAGAAAAAGAGAAAGTGCATTAGCACGTAAATTAACAAATCAAGATGTAGTAAAAGCATTACACAATGATTGCCCGACATCTCCTAGAAAGATGAGATTAGTTGCTGATATCATCAGAGGGGTAGAAGTTGACAAAGCTTTAAGCATCCTAAAATATTCAAAAAAAGGAGCTTCTGAGAAATTAGAAAAAGTATTACTTTCTGCGATGGCCAACTGGCAAACGAAGAACGACGGTGCTGATATTGAAGAAGCTAACCTTATCGTTAAAGAAATTTTTGTAGACAGTGCAAGACAATTGAAGAGACTAAGACCAGCTCCACAAGGTAGAGGGTACAGAATCAGAAAGAGATCAAACCACATTACACTAATCTTAGGTACAAAAGAAAATTAA
- the rpsC gene encoding 30S ribosomal protein S3 — protein sequence MGQKTNPIGNRLGIIRGWDSNWFGGKNYGDRIAEDYKIRRYLEARLSKGGISKIYIERTLKLVTVTITTARPGLIIGKGGQEVDKLKEELKKLTKKDIQINIFEIKRPELDAVLVADSIAKQIENRISYRRAVKMAIASTMRMGAEGIKVQISGRLNGAEMARSENFKDGRIPLSTFRADIDYHIGEALTQYGKLGVKVWIMKGEVYGRRDLSPLVGQQKKGGPSNGGNRGGGDRDNRRPSRDKKNN from the coding sequence ATGGGACAGAAGACAAATCCAATTGGTAACAGATTAGGTATCATCAGAGGATGGGATTCTAACTGGTTTGGTGGTAAAAACTACGGTGATAGAATCGCTGAAGATTACAAAATCAGAAGATACCTTGAAGCAAGATTATCTAAAGGTGGAATTTCAAAAATTTATATTGAAAGAACACTTAAATTAGTAACAGTAACAATCACTACTGCTAGACCGGGATTAATCATCGGTAAAGGAGGTCAGGAAGTTGACAAGTTAAAAGAAGAATTGAAGAAACTTACTAAAAAGGATATTCAAATCAATATTTTCGAAATCAAAAGACCTGAGCTTGATGCAGTATTAGTTGCAGACAGTATCGCTAAGCAGATCGAAAACCGTATCTCATACAGAAGAGCTGTGAAAATGGCAATCGCTTCTACAATGAGAATGGGTGCTGAAGGTATCAAAGTTCAAATCTCTGGTAGATTGAATGGTGCTGAAATGGCACGTTCTGAAAACTTCAAAGATGGAAGAATTCCATTGTCAACTTTCAGAGCAGATATCGATTATCATATCGGTGAAGCATTAACTCAATACGGTAAGTTAGGAGTAAAAGTGTGGATCATGAAAGGAGAAGTTTACGGAAGAAGAGATCTTTCTCCATTAGTAGGACAACAGAAGAAAGGTGGTCCTTCAAATGGTGGAAACAGAGGAGGTGGAGACAGAGACAACAGAAGACCTTCTAGAGATAAAAAAAATAATTAA
- the rplP gene encoding 50S ribosomal protein L16: MLQPKRTKFRRVHKMKMKGIAQRGNQLAYGTFGIKANEGAWITARQIEAARIAATRYMKREGQLWIKIFPDKPITKKPAEVRMGKGKGAVEYWVAVVKPGKIMFEIGGVSYDIAKEALRLAAQKLPVTTRFIVANDFVKPL, encoded by the coding sequence ATGTTACAACCAAAAAGAACCAAATTCCGTAGAGTTCATAAGATGAAAATGAAGGGGATTGCTCAAAGAGGTAATCAACTTGCTTACGGAACTTTCGGAATCAAAGCTAATGAAGGTGCTTGGATCACTGCTAGACAGATCGAAGCTGCTCGTATCGCTGCGACAAGATATATGAAAAGAGAAGGTCAACTATGGATCAAAATATTCCCGGATAAGCCTATTACTAAGAAACCAGCCGAAGTAAGGATGGGTAAAGGTAAAGGTGCTGTAGAATATTGGGTAGCTGTAGTAAAACCAGGTAAAATTATGTTCGAAATCGGAGGAGTATCTTACGATATCGCTAAGGAAGCTTTAAGACTTGCTGCACAGAAATTACCAGTTACGACTAGATTTATAGTTGCAAACGATTTTGTTAAACCTCTTTAA
- the rpmC gene encoding 50S ribosomal protein L29, whose amino-acid sequence MKQAEIKNLSAEDIQAKLAEAKAQFSKMKLAHKISPLENPIQIRDLRKTIARLNTELTNKQ is encoded by the coding sequence ATGAAACAAGCTGAAATTAAAAATCTAAGCGCTGAAGATATTCAAGCAAAATTGGCTGAAGCTAAAGCTCAATTCTCAAAAATGAAATTGGCTCACAAAATCAGTCCACTTGAAAATCCAATCCAAATCAGAGATTTGAGAAAGACAATCGCAAGACTAAACACTGAGTTAACTAACAAACAATAA
- the rpsQ gene encoding 30S ribosomal protein S17 produces MDRNLRKERIGVVSSNKMEKTIVVSETTRVKHPMYGKFVLKTKKYTAHDENNECTEGDTVLITETRPLSKSKRWRLVRIIEKAK; encoded by the coding sequence ATGGATAGAAATTTAAGAAAAGAAAGAATCGGAGTGGTTTCCAGCAATAAAATGGAAAAAACTATTGTTGTTAGTGAAACTACAAGAGTAAAGCACCCGATGTACGGTAAATTCGTTTTGAAAACGAAAAAATATACTGCACACGACGAGAACAACGAATGCACAGAAGGAGATACTGTATTGATTACAGAAACAAGACCTTTGAGCAAGAGCAAGAGATGGAGATTAGTAAGAATCATTGAAAAAGCTAAGTAA
- the rplN gene encoding 50S ribosomal protein L14 has product MLQTESRLKVADNTGAKEVLVIRVLGGTRRRYASVGDKIVVTIKDSTPSGNAKKGQVSKAVVVRTKKAVRRKDGSYIKFEDNACVLLNAGGEMRGTRVFGPVARELRDKEYMKIISLAPEVL; this is encoded by the coding sequence ATGTTACAAACAGAATCAAGATTAAAAGTTGCTGATAACACAGGTGCTAAAGAAGTACTAGTGATCAGAGTTCTGGGAGGTACCAGAAGAAGATATGCTTCAGTTGGTGATAAAATCGTAGTTACTATTAAAGATTCTACACCATCAGGAAACGCTAAGAAAGGTCAAGTATCAAAGGCGGTAGTAGTAAGAACTAAAAAAGCAGTTAGAAGAAAAGATGGATCTTACATCAAATTCGAAGACAATGCTTGTGTTTTACTAAACGCTGGAGGAGAAATGAGAGGAACACGTGTTTTCGGACCTGTGGCTCGTGAGTTGAGAGACAAAGAATATATGAAAATCATTTCATTAGCTCCTGAAGTACTTTAA
- the rplX gene encoding 50S ribosomal protein L24: protein MSKLKIKRGDNVIITTGKKDIKGKTGEVIEVIKKEGKDPRVIVAGLNIVKKHVKPSASNPQGGITEKEASIHISNIALVGKDGKAIKVGYKIDGDKKVRIDKKTGETL, encoded by the coding sequence ATGTCAAAGTTAAAAATAAAAAGAGGAGATAACGTAATCATTACCACTGGTAAAAAAGATATCAAAGGTAAAACTGGTGAAGTTATTGAAGTGATCAAAAAAGAAGGAAAAGACCCTAGAGTAATCGTTGCAGGACTTAACATCGTTAAAAAACACGTTAAGCCTTCAGCTTCAAATCCTCAAGGAGGAATTACAGAAAAGGAAGCTTCTATTCATATCTCAAACATAGCTTTAGTTGGTAAAGACGGAAAAGCTATCAAAGTTGGTTACAAAATCGACGGAGATAAGAAAGTAAGAATCGACAAAAAAACGGGTGAAACTTTATAA
- the rplE gene encoding 50S ribosomal protein L5 produces the protein MEYIARPKKAYQETIVPAMMEEFGYKSVMQVPRLEKIILSQGLGDATADKKIIDYAVEELTNITGQKAVGTISKKDEAAFKLRKGMPVGAKVTLRAQKMYEFLDRLTSSALPRIRDFSGIKADGFDGRGNYNLGITEQIIFPEIVIDKVKKIQGMDITFVTTAKTDKEAKALLTHFGLPFKKN, from the coding sequence ATGGAATATATAGCAAGACCCAAAAAAGCATATCAAGAGACAATTGTTCCAGCAATGATGGAAGAATTCGGATATAAATCAGTAATGCAGGTACCAAGACTAGAGAAAATTATTTTATCTCAAGGTTTAGGAGACGCTACTGCTGATAAAAAAATCATCGATTATGCTGTTGAAGAACTTACAAATATTACCGGGCAAAAAGCCGTTGGTACTATTTCAAAAAAGGATGAAGCTGCTTTCAAATTAAGAAAAGGTATGCCTGTAGGTGCTAAGGTAACTCTTAGAGCTCAGAAAATGTACGAATTCTTAGACAGATTGACTTCTTCTGCTTTACCACGTATTAGAGATTTTTCTGGTATCAAAGCTGACGGTTTCGATGGTAGAGGTAACTATAACTTAGGTATTACTGAGCAAATTATCTTCCCTGAGATCGTAATCGACAAAGTAAAGAAAATCCAAGGGATGGACATTACTTTCGTTACAACTGCGAAAACAGACAAAGAAGCTAAAGCATTATTAACTCACTTCGGTTTACCGTTCAAAAAGAACTAA
- the rpsN gene encoding 30S ribosomal protein S14: MAKESMKARERKREATVAKYAEKRKALKEAGDYEGLQKLPKNASPVRLHNRCKLTGRPRGYMRTFGISRVTFREMANNGLIPGVKKASW, translated from the coding sequence ATGGCTAAAGAATCAATGAAAGCGCGTGAGCGCAAAAGAGAAGCTACTGTAGCTAAATACGCTGAGAAAAGAAAAGCTCTTAAAGAAGCTGGTGATTACGAAGGACTTCAAAAATTGCCTAAAAATGCTTCTCCTGTTAGATTACACAACAGATGTAAGTTGACAGGGAGACCAAGAGGTTACATGAGAACCTTCGGTATTTCTAGAGTAACTTTCAGAGAAATGGCCAACAACGGTCTTATCCCAGGCGTTAAAAAAGCTAGTTGGTAA
- the rpsH gene encoding 30S ribosomal protein S8, whose protein sequence is MVTDPISDFLTRVRNAQSAGHKVVEIPASKIKKELTKILFDQGYILNYKFEDSAVQGTIKIALKYDKQTNKPAIKSIQRASRPGLRQYKGSTELPRVLNGLGVAIISTSRGVMTDKKAREEKVGGEVICYVY, encoded by the coding sequence ATGGTAACAGATCCAATTTCAGATTTCCTAACTAGAGTAAGGAACGCACAAAGCGCAGGCCACAAGGTGGTGGAAATTCCTGCATCGAAAATCAAAAAGGAGCTTACGAAAATCTTATTTGATCAAGGGTATATCTTAAACTACAAGTTTGAAGATAGCGCTGTTCAAGGGACAATCAAAATCGCTCTTAAGTATGACAAGCAAACAAACAAGCCTGCAATCAAATCTATCCAGAGAGCTTCAAGACCAGGTCTAAGACAATACAAAGGTTCTACAGAACTTCCAAGAGTATTGAACGGTTTGGGTGTAGCAATTATCTCAACTTCTAGAGGAGTAATGACAGATAAGAAAGCTAGAGAAGAAAAAGTAGGTGGTGAAGTAATTTGCTATGTTTATTAA
- the rplF gene encoding 50S ribosomal protein L6, whose translation MSRIGKAIITIPAGVTVTEKDGVVTVKGPKGELVQELTEGITLEQEDGVLTFSRPSESKQHKALHGLYRALINNMIIGTAEGFTKKLELVGVGYRASHSGQKLELALGFSHGIVLELPKEVIIDTLTEKGKNPIITLTSHDKQLLGMVSAKIRSFRKPEPYKGKGVRFVGENVRRKAGKSA comes from the coding sequence ATGTCAAGAATTGGTAAAGCAATTATAACAATTCCAGCTGGAGTTACAGTCACTGAAAAAGATGGCGTTGTAACTGTAAAAGGTCCTAAAGGAGAATTAGTTCAGGAACTTACAGAAGGAATTACTTTAGAACAAGAAGATGGAGTGCTTACATTTAGCAGACCGTCTGAGTCTAAACAACACAAAGCGCTGCACGGTTTATACCGAGCGTTGATCAACAACATGATTATTGGAACTGCTGAAGGTTTCACTAAAAAATTGGAATTAGTGGGAGTAGGTTACAGAGCTTCTCACTCAGGTCAAAAACTTGAGTTAGCTTTAGGATTCTCTCACGGTATCGTATTAGAACTTCCAAAAGAAGTAATTATCGATACATTGACTGAAAAAGGTAAAAACCCAATTATTACTTTAACGTCTCATGACAAGCAACTTCTAGGGATGGTTTCTGCAAAGATCCGTTCATTCAGAAAGCCTGAGCCATACAAAGGAAAAGGTGTAAGATTCGTAGGAGAAAATGTTAGACGTAAAGCTGGTAAATCTGCTTAA
- the rplR gene encoding 50S ribosomal protein L18 encodes MALSKLEKRIRIKRRVRGKISGSSELPRLSVYKSNKEIYAQLIDDKDGKTLASASSREKGVDAKGTKSEISAAVGKAIAAKAIAAGIEAIVFDRNGFVYHGRVKALADGAREGGLKF; translated from the coding sequence ATGGCACTAAGTAAATTAGAAAAAAGAATAAGAATAAAAAGAAGAGTAAGAGGGAAAATCTCTGGATCTTCTGAATTGCCAAGATTATCTGTATACAAGAGTAATAAGGAAATTTACGCTCAGTTAATAGACGATAAAGATGGTAAAACTTTAGCTTCAGCTTCTTCGAGAGAAAAAGGCGTAGACGCTAAAGGTACTAAAAGTGAAATTTCTGCTGCTGTAGGTAAAGCTATCGCTGCTAAAGCTATTGCTGCTGGAATTGAAGCTATTGTATTTGACAGAAACGGTTTCGTATATCACGGTAGAGTTAAGGCTCTAGCTGATGGTGCGAGAGAAGGAGGACTTAAATTCTAA
- the rpsE gene encoding 30S ribosomal protein S5: MLGLDNIERVKPGGLELKDRLVSVNRVTKVTKGGRAFGFSAIVVVGDEAGTIGFGLGKSKEVASAIAKAVEDAKKNLVKVPVMNHTIPHQSSARYGGADIFLRPASHGTGLIAGGAVRAVLESAGIHDILSKSKGSSNPHNVVKATFKALLDIRRPEEVARMRGVSLSKVFNG, from the coding sequence ATGTTAGGACTAGATAATATAGAAAGAGTAAAACCGGGAGGATTAGAATTAAAAGATCGTCTCGTATCCGTAAACAGGGTAACAAAAGTAACTAAAGGAGGTAGAGCTTTCGGATTTTCTGCAATTGTTGTTGTAGGAGACGAAGCTGGAACTATCGGTTTTGGTTTAGGAAAATCTAAGGAAGTTGCTTCTGCTATTGCTAAAGCAGTAGAAGATGCTAAGAAAAACTTAGTAAAAGTTCCTGTAATGAACCATACAATTCCTCACCAGAGTTCTGCTAGATATGGTGGTGCTGATATCTTCTTGAGACCAGCTTCTCACGGTACAGGTCTTATCGCCGGTGGTGCGGTAAGAGCAGTATTGGAGTCTGCAGGTATTCACGATATCCTTTCAAAATCTAAAGGATCTTCAAACCCTCACAATGTGGTAAAGGCGACTTTCAAAGCATTGTTAGACATCAGAAGACCAGAAGAAGTTGCAAGAATGAGAGGAGTTTCTCTAAGTAAAGTGTTTAACGGTTAA
- the rpmD gene encoding 50S ribosomal protein L30: MATIKVKQVRSAIGRTKTQKRTLEALGFKKLHQVIEHEATPSILGMIAAVSHLLEVQK; this comes from the coding sequence ATGGCAACAATTAAAGTAAAACAAGTAAGAAGCGCTATTGGTAGAACAAAAACCCAAAAGAGAACGCTTGAAGCATTAGGATTTAAGAAACTTCACCAAGTTATAGAGCACGAAGCTACTCCTTCAATTTTAGGAATGATAGCTGCAGTTAGTCACTTACTTGAAGTTCAAAAATAA
- the rplO gene encoding 50S ribosomal protein L15 has translation MNLNNIRPAAGSTFSSKRIGRGQGSGKGGTAGKGHNGQQARAGYSQKIGFEGGQMPLQRRLPKFGFRNVNRKEYRGINLDDIQNLIDTKSITGDITKEVLVQNGLATKNEIVKIMGRGELKSAVSISADKFTKSAEELISKAGGKAITL, from the coding sequence ATGAATTTAAACAACATAAGACCTGCAGCAGGTTCTACTTTTAGTTCAAAGAGAATTGGTAGAGGACAAGGTAGTGGAAAAGGCGGTACAGCTGGGAAAGGTCACAATGGTCAGCAAGCTAGAGCTGGTTATTCTCAAAAAATCGGTTTTGAAGGTGGACAGATGCCTTTGCAAAGAAGACTTCCTAAATTCGGTTTCAGAAACGTAAACAGAAAAGAATACAGAGGTATTAACCTGGATGATATTCAAAACTTAATTGATACTAAATCTATAACAGGAGATATTACTAAAGAAGTTTTGGTACAAAACGGTTTAGCTACCAAAAACGAAATAGTGAAAATTATGGGTAGAGGTGAATTGAAATCTGCGGTTTCAATTTCTGCTGATAAATTCACTAAATCTGCAGAAGAATTGATTTCTAAAGCAGGTGGAAAAGCAATTACCTTATAA
- the secY gene encoding preprotein translocase subunit SecY encodes MKEFIQTLKNIWSLKELRDKILFTLGIILVYRFASFISLPAINLAEVGDLLEHYKNQGGNKQGAGLLGLLSSFTGGAFSHASVMALGIMPYISASIIVQLMGMAIPYLQKLQKDGESGRNTLNQITRWLTIGVCLVQAPSYLTSITQLFLPYAQFQSAYFVDPNSIMFWLPSIVILVGGSVFAMWLGEKITDKGIGNGISILIMVGILSRLPEAFVQEIAVQNGKGGLGSIMILVEVIFWMLVVLLAVVLSVAVRKIPIQYVSRAQARGGVNKNLMQGARQWIPLKVNAAGVMPIIFAQALMFVPGLLTKFDESNTFLAGFKNVFSWQYNVLFALLIIIFSFFYTAITIPVNQMADDLKRNGGLVPKVRPGKETADYLDDILSKITLPGAIFLSIFAVLPAIVHGSLVQTDAFALFFGGTSLLIMVGVVLDTVQQINTYLLNHHYDGLMQSKLSRSTGY; translated from the coding sequence ATGAAAGAATTTATACAAACCCTTAAGAATATTTGGAGCCTTAAAGAACTGAGAGACAAAATTCTCTTTACTTTAGGTATTATCCTTGTGTATAGATTCGCATCTTTCATCTCTTTACCTGCAATTAACCTTGCAGAAGTAGGAGATCTCTTAGAGCATTATAAAAATCAAGGCGGTAACAAGCAAGGAGCAGGTCTCCTTGGCTTGCTTTCGTCGTTTACAGGAGGGGCTTTCAGCCACGCTTCTGTAATGGCGTTAGGTATCATGCCTTATATTTCTGCTTCTATTATTGTTCAGTTGATGGGGATGGCTATCCCTTATCTTCAGAAGCTTCAAAAAGACGGAGAGTCTGGTAGAAATACATTGAATCAAATTACTAGATGGTTAACTATTGGGGTTTGTCTTGTACAGGCACCTTCTTATTTAACTTCTATTACTCAATTATTCTTACCGTATGCTCAGTTCCAGTCTGCATATTTCGTAGATCCAAACTCTATTATGTTCTGGTTGCCAAGTATTGTTATCTTGGTAGGTGGTTCTGTATTTGCAATGTGGTTAGGTGAAAAAATTACTGATAAAGGTATTGGAAATGGTATTTCTATCCTTATTATGGTAGGTATTTTATCTAGATTACCAGAAGCATTTGTACAGGAAATCGCTGTACAGAACGGAAAAGGAGGATTAGGATCGATCATGATTTTGGTTGAAGTAATATTCTGGATGTTGGTTGTTCTTTTAGCAGTGGTACTATCTGTTGCTGTCAGAAAAATCCCTATTCAGTATGTAAGCAGAGCTCAGGCAAGAGGAGGTGTTAATAAAAATCTTATGCAGGGAGCAAGACAGTGGATTCCATTGAAAGTTAATGCGGCTGGGGTTATGCCAATCATTTTTGCTCAGGCATTAATGTTTGTACCTGGTTTATTGACAAAATTTGATGAGTCGAATACTTTTCTTGCAGGCTTCAAGAATGTTTTTAGCTGGCAGTACAATGTATTGTTCGCACTATTGATTATTATCTTTTCATTTTTCTATACCGCAATTACAATTCCGGTGAACCAAATGGCTGATGATTTAAAAAGAAACGGAGGTTTGGTACCGAAGGTAAGACCTGGTAAAGAGACAGCTGATTACTTAGATGACATTTTATCAAAAATTACCTTGCCAGGTGCAATATTTTTATCTATCTTTGCAGTCCTTCCAGCAATAGTGCATGGTAGTCTTGTTCAGACAGATGCGTTCGCCCTATTTTTCGGGGGAACTTCGTTGCTAATTATGGTTGGGGTGGTATTAGATACTGTTCAACAGATTAACACATATCTGCTGAATCATCATTATGATGGCTTAATGCAGTCTAAACTATCAAGATCGACTGGATATTAA
- the infA gene encoding translation initiation factor IF-1, with protein sequence MAKQKHIEQDGVITEALSNAQFRVELENGHMLIAHISGKMRMHYIKLLPGDKVKLEMSPYDLSKGRITFRY encoded by the coding sequence ATGGCAAAACAGAAACATATTGAACAGGATGGCGTTATTACGGAAGCACTTTCGAACGCCCAGTTCCGTGTAGAACTAGAAAATGGGCATATGCTTATCGCTCATATTTCTGGTAAAATGAGAATGCATTATATTAAACTTTTACCTGGTGATAAGGTAAAACTTGAAATGTCTCCTTACGATTTATCAAAAGGGAGAATTACATTTAGATATTAA
- the rpmJ gene encoding 50S ribosomal protein L36 — translation MKVRASIKKRSADCKIVRRKGVLFVINKKNPKFKQRQG, via the coding sequence ATGAAAGTTAGAGCATCAATTAAAAAAAGAAGTGCTGATTGCAAGATCGTTCGCAGAAAAGGCGTTCTATTTGTAATCAACAAGAAGAACCCAAAATTTAAACAAAGACAAGGCTAA
- the rpsM gene encoding 30S ribosomal protein S13, with protein MARISGIDLPKNKRGVIGLTYIYGVGRSTSSEILKAAGISEDKKVNEWNDDELAAIRNYITENIKVEGELRSEVQLNIKRLMDIGCQRGIRHRLGLPLRGQRTKNNSRTRKGKRKTVANKKKASK; from the coding sequence ATGGCGAGAATTTCAGGTATTGATTTACCAAAAAACAAAAGAGGTGTTATCGGTTTAACTTACATCTATGGGGTAGGAAGAAGTACTTCTTCTGAAATCCTTAAAGCTGCCGGTATCAGCGAAGACAAGAAAGTCAACGAATGGAATGACGATGAATTGGCTGCAATCAGAAATTACATCACTGAAAACATTAAAGTAGAAGGTGAGCTTAGATCTGAAGTGCAATTGAACATTAAGCGATTAATGGACATAGGATGCCAACGAGGAATACGTCACAGACTAGGACTACCTTTAAGAGGCCAGAGAACGAAAAACAACTCGAGAACCCGTAAAGGAAAGAGAAAAACAGTTGCTAACAAGAAAAAAGCAAGTAAATAA
- the rpsK gene encoding 30S ribosomal protein S11 gives MAKQSKVVKKRKVKVEAIGEAHIQASFNNIIISLTNKNGEVISWASAGKMGFRGSKKNTPFAAQMAAENCSNVAHEAGLRRVKVYVKGPGAGRESAIRTIHNSGIEVSEIIDVTPMPHNGCRPPKRRRV, from the coding sequence ATGGCAAAACAAAGTAAAGTAGTTAAAAAAAGAAAAGTAAAAGTTGAGGCTATTGGTGAAGCGCATATTCAAGCTTCTTTCAATAACATCATCATTTCTTTAACAAATAAAAACGGAGAAGTTATCTCTTGGGCATCTGCCGGTAAAATGGGGTTCAGAGGTTCTAAAAAGAACACTCCTTTTGCTGCTCAAATGGCAGCAGAAAATTGCTCAAACGTAGCTCACGAGGCTGGTTTAAGAAGAGTAAAGGTGTATGTGAAAGGTCCTGGTGCAGGTAGAGAATCTGCTATCAGAACAATTCACAATTCAGGTATCGAGGTTAGCGAAATTATTGACGTTACTCCTATGCCACACAATGGATGTAGACCACCAAAAAGAAGAAGAGTTTAA
- the rpsD gene encoding 30S ribosomal protein S4 encodes MARYIGPKTKIARKFGAAIYGDDKNFEKRKNQPPGQHGVNKRRGAKKSEYAVQLMEKQKAKYTYGILERQFANLFEKAHRSKGVTGEVLLQLCESRLDNVVYRLGFAKTRAGARQLTSHRHITVNGEILNIPSYLVKAGDVIAVREKSKSLEVVADALASKANYEWLQFNDEKKQGTFVSAPERIQIPEDIKEQLIVELYSK; translated from the coding sequence ATGGCAAGATATATTGGACCTAAAACAAAGATTGCTAGAAAGTTTGGTGCTGCAATCTACGGAGATGATAAGAACTTCGAGAAAAGAAAAAACCAACCGCCAGGACAACATGGTGTTAACAAAAGAAGAGGAGCAAAGAAATCTGAATACGCTGTCCAGTTGATGGAAAAGCAAAAAGCTAAATATACTTATGGTATTTTAGAAAGACAGTTTGCTAACTTATTCGAAAAAGCGCACAGAAGTAAAGGTGTAACAGGTGAAGTTTTATTACAGCTTTGCGAATCAAGATTGGATAACGTTGTATACAGATTAGGTTTTGCTAAAACCAGAGCTGGTGCAAGACAGTTGACTTCTCACAGACACATCACAGTGAATGGTGAGATCCTTAACATTCCTTCTTATTTGGTAAAAGCTGGTGATGTAATCGCTGTAAGAGAAAAATCTAAGTCTCTAGAGGTTGTTGCAGATGCTTTAGCTTCTAAAGCAAACTATGAGTGGTTACAATTCAACGATGAGAAAAAGCAAGGTACTTTCGTATCTGCTCCTGAGAGAATCCAAATCCCGGAAGACATCAAGGAACAGCTTATCGTCGAACTTTACTCTAAATAA